One genomic segment of Vibrio mimicus includes these proteins:
- a CDS encoding HAD family hydrolase, whose protein sequence is MTEPKVKCVIFDCEGTLVDSERLCCEALVQVFGEMGAALTYQQVSEHFTGGKIADILMATCQLAQVTADIDLLEQRYRATVTAMFSRKLSPMGGARALLHYLKRNQIEFCVVSNAPREKITTTLTLAGLEHYFKGRIFSAFDANSWKPEPDLIRYCAMNMGFTLDECIYVDDTPKGVEAGLNAGVLTFQLSPLNPQNRSDSTQVIELTNLLQLADFLGAHPMRQSA, encoded by the coding sequence ATGACTGAACCCAAAGTGAAATGCGTCATTTTTGACTGTGAAGGTACTTTAGTCGACAGCGAACGTTTGTGCTGCGAAGCCTTAGTGCAAGTGTTTGGTGAAATGGGGGCTGCTCTCACTTACCAACAAGTTTCGGAGCATTTCACGGGAGGCAAAATTGCCGATATTTTAATGGCAACATGTCAACTTGCGCAGGTTACGGCGGATATCGATTTGCTTGAACAGCGTTACCGTGCAACGGTGACGGCGATGTTTAGCCGAAAATTGTCCCCAATGGGGGGGGCTCGCGCCTTACTCCATTATCTGAAACGTAATCAAATTGAATTTTGTGTGGTTTCAAATGCTCCTAGAGAAAAAATCACTACAACGTTGACTTTGGCGGGATTAGAGCATTATTTCAAAGGCAGGATTTTTTCGGCTTTTGATGCCAATAGCTGGAAGCCTGAACCCGATCTTATTCGCTATTGCGCCATGAATATGGGCTTTACACTGGATGAGTGTATTTATGTAGACGATACACCGAAAGGCGTTGAAGCCGGACTGAATGCCGGAGTGTTGACGTTTCAATTAAGCCCGTTAAATCCGCAAAATCGCAGCGACTCCACTCAAGTCATAGAACTGACGAATCTGCTCCAATTAGCTGACTTCTTAGGTGCTCACCCTATGCGCCAATCAGCTTAG